The genomic DNA CAACATCCAAGGACACCAAGAGAAGATAGACCTAGATGTCTTCGGACTAGCTACCCACGACATCATATTAGGACTTCCATGGTTACGAGAACACAACCCACGGATCGACTGGAAGTCGAAGATGTTCTCATTTGAGTGCTGTGGAACGGACGCAACCACAAGCCAGCCTACGCATTGTCAGAGTACGATGGTAGATGAGAGGAAACTGAATAACATCGCAAAGAAAAAGCGAGCCTCGACAAAGGACGGCCTTAAGAAACAAGGGTCCGACTCAGCAGACGCCGGAACGGAGCCACCGGGTCGACAGACTAGAGTTTTGGAGAAACGCGCAACTCCTGAGATCCCCGCAGAATACAAAGAATTCGAACATCTATTCCGGGAAGTGGCAGATGAACAAGCATTGCCAAAACACCAACCCTGGGACCACAAGATTGTCTTACAGGAAGGAAAGAAACCGACTTTCGGCCCAATATACGGACTATCGGAAAAAGAATTGAGCACGTTACGCGACTACATCAAGACAAGTCTAGCAAAGAAATATATCCGACCATCGAAGTCACCAGCAGGATATCCAATCATGTTTGTCCCGAAGAAAGACGGAAAACTACGACTATGTGTAGACTATCGCAAGCTCAACGACATCACAATCAAGAATCGATACCCCCTACCGAATATTACAGAATTACGGGATCGATTATCTCGCGCAGAGATCTTTACAGCATTAGATCTTCGAGATGGATACCACCTAATTCGCATAGCGAAAGGTGAAGAGTGGAAAACGGCGTTCCGATCAAGATACGGACACTACGAATACACAGTTATGCCGTTTGGACTCACGAACGCCCCAGCAACGTTCCAGGAACTCATCAACAATGTGTTAAGAGCACATCTAGACATCTTTGTCATAGCTTATCTAGACGACATTCTCGTCTACTCCGAGACTTTAGAGGACCATGTTGAACATGTCAAGACGGTACTAAGGGCCCTTGAGCAGTTCAACCTCCGACTCAAACCAGAGAAGTGTGAATTTCACAAGACTAAGGTCAACTTCTTAGGCTATGTAGTAGGAGCGGACGGAGTACAAATGAGCGAAGAAAAGATTCAGGTTATTAAGGATTGGCCAACACCGACAACAGTTGTACAGATACAGTCCTTCTTAGGATTCTTGAACTTCAACCGACAGTTCATCAAGGACTTCTCAAACATTGCCATCCCTTTGACAAAACTCACAAGAAAGGACGTACTCTTTAAGTGGAGCAAGGAAGCAGAGAACGCATTCCAAACGCTTAAGAAAGCAAGCACAGAACCACCATGTTTTCGAATATTCCAAGCAGGACACCCATTACGCTTTGAGACCGACGCATCGGATCTCGCGCTAGGCGGATGCGCAAGTCAATTGCACGAAGGCAAATGGCACCCCATCGCCTACTACTCTCGCAAATTCTCAGGACCAGAAGAACGATACGACGTTCACGACAAGGAGCTACTAGCTATTGTCGCATGCTTACAACACTGGAGAGTATACGCAGAAAGCTGCTCGGAACTTACGATATACACAGATCACAAAAATCTAGTGAACTTTACGACTACCAAAGTACTCAACCGCAGACAAGTAAGATGGTCAGAACTACTAGGACAATACAAGTTCAAGATTGTGTACACACCAGGAAAAGAAAACGGTAGAGCAGACGCTCTCAGCCGTAGACCAGATATCGCAGGCACCAAGGAAGTCATCGACACCGCGATACTCAGGGTTAACGAAGACGGATCGCTAGGACCAGCAAAAACGCTGAACGCCATCCTCCACATCGGAAACAATGTACCGGAAGAATTGCAGGAAGCAATTATTCAGCAACACCACGACGACCCTGTACACGGCCACCCGGGCATTACCAGAACAATGGAACTCATCAGACGCAACTACGAGTTCCCAGGAATGAAGGAAAAGGTTACCTTATTCATCGCAAAATGTGCAGAATGTCAGAAGAACAAACACGACACACACGCACCTTACGGCGAGATGCAAGCGTTAGAGCTACCCACAGAACCTTGGGCAGACATCTCTATGGACTTTGTCACAGGTTTACCAGTCTCAAGAGACCCGGCGACAAACATAGGATACAACGCAATACTCGTTGTAATCGATCGATTCACCAAGCAAGCAGAGTACATTCCGTTTAGAAACGATTTCACGGCAGTACACCTAGCTCACATCATCAACGATCGAATTATCAGACATCACGGCATACCAAAGTCAATCATAAGCGACAGAGACAAGCTCTTCACTTCAAACTTTTGGACGACACTTTTGGCCGCGATCGGTACAAAACGCAAGCTATCAACAGCGTTTCATCCGCAGACAGACGGACAGACAGAAAGAACGAACAGAACTATGAAAGCATATCTCAGGATATACGTCAATCATCAGCAAACCAACTGGGTTTCGCTTCTGCCTATGGCACAAATGGCATACAATAACAAGCTTTCAGAGTCTACAGGACAGACTCCGTTCTATGCAAACCACGGGAGACACCCAAATCTCTTTACACGCACACTTCCAAGCCAGAAAACGGAAGCAGCCATCGCCACAGCCGAGGAGCTGAAGGCAGTACATGAGTTGCTACAGAGCAAACTCGAGACAGCACAACGTCAAAGCATTTCATATGTCAACAAGAAACGAAAAATGGCAcctcagctaaagaagggGGATAAAGTTTATCTACGCACGAAGAATCTTCGCACGAAGCGACCAAGCAAAGGACTCGACAACGTCAAAGTCGGACCATTTTTGATTCTCAACCGAAAAGGACCAGTTACGTACACACTCGATCTTCCACCAGACGCTAGAATACATCCCAGATTCCATGTAAGCCTCTTAGAACCAGCACACCCAGATACGCCATTACAGAAAACCTTCCACTACGAAacggaagaagaaaacgaaTTTGAAGTCGAAAACATTGTCACACACAGAGTTGTGGACAACGGCACCGAATATCTAGTCAAATGGTTAGGATACCCAGACAGCGAAAACACATGGGAACCAGACACCAACCTCACAAACTGCCGACAACTACTTCAAGAATATAAGAAAAAGACATACCAGACAGCCTCAGCTAGAGGAAAAAACGGGAGCATCGCCAGGATTCGCGGGCGACGCGAGCGCATCTAGGGAACCAAGGGTTTCCCACATCATCGGCGAAAACCCCACCAAGGCATCCGCCACGGGGCAATTCATCGACTCTTGCGCATCCACGTCATCACCACCATCGCGCAAGGTATTCGCCAAACATATCGCCTTCTTAGCAGCGCGCTCTTCGGCCTGCTTCAAAATCTTCTTATTTCGCATCAAGCGCGAAATCACCTGAGCCAACAACTGctcatcctcctccacctTCTTTTTATACTCTTCACGAGTCTTATCTAGGGACACCCACGACATGTTTACACATGGATGTCCTAGACGAGTACACTCCGAACACTTCAAACGCTTGCCATCGACTTCGGGCATCGCGACGCACTGACGGTTATTCGCAAAACAGTAATCGCAGGATACGGGCGCAAGGAGGCCGTTTCGACGAATCTCAAGGGCAAGGCGAAGATGTTCTTTAGACCTGGGGACGGACATCGTCAGACACAGGCGCACGGACAAGCTTGAGGACAAGCTTAGGAAGGAAGGGGATGGTGTTACGAACCTGTGGGAAGGGGCACGGCGGTTAAGTTAAGGAGCGTCGGCGGGATAGCTGACCCCTCCATATGTGACACGGGAACTTAATCACGTGacctcctcggcttggcaTGCACGAGGAAAAGTCTTGGCACACCCCTCGTACATACGCCACCGAGGAGTGCTCCTCGCGCGTCAGCCACCGAGGAATCCTCGGACTCCTctgagcgaggacagcgagcaccataggtatatagcattaggcaatgagctcctatagctcattgtgttcaacttcgaaatctaaggattagtacttgattctcaactccccgtatattacatcgatctaccaatcgtgctatacaccctcgtgtccatcgcatcactctatccccgagaaccaacccaagatcatcttcggacgaccttcacactTAGGTATCGCGTGAAAGAGCCCGCAAAAAAACTATAATTTTCATAGAACTCAGTATCTCTTCCCGTTGATTTTATAAAGGGGTGAAAGTAGTCCACCAACGAGTGCGAGCTGGAGACGACTTTCTGCGCTTGCCGACTTCGGTTGGAGTGCTAGAAACCGTCTCGCGTGCTGACTTCTGCATATGCTTGTCAACTTCCGGCATGGTGTGCTAGCTTTCTCGCTTGCTGCCACTACCCAGGTGTTATAAAATACAGGACAGTGAAtagacgtgtctggcgactacagtgtCTTTTTTACAATGCtatgtccagtattttatgacacccgggtgcCCCAGTCATCCAAAAGTTAGCCCTAGAGCTGTGATGCCTCGCTCACAGCTACTCGATTTTCAGATATTTGAGCCACTTATCCCCAAGGTTGTCAGtaatcaatatctcatcaatattgttgtttgatttgtttgattcggagccaaccaactaaccaacagttagccactgtatttctgtcaatcaatcaaccaatcttgagaacaaaatgttgataggattggtgttgtttgatagtaagcgagggagggggatacctaggtgaggcctctgggatagctgctcaacgacgaattcttagtgttggatcttgcttactaagcctactcgcgtgtaagttatatgacctaggttccatcccatctctcactcactccaggctagtacgtacgaggcttagcgcccacaacgctagctggcagagacatagatctcaattcctgtagcacaatacacaacacgattcacacatgttctattcctagtgctactgacatcaggcttataacatttaacaacaccttactttctcgcggctccggcttacttttagccttatccatgccctctataccagcaaaacgcaagcccgaggctgccgaagaagctgatactcccttcaagcgagcacaacgtacgcgcaaacctacgctcaaagcgctgttgggtgacggcagccagccaacccagccgatagagctgccagaaagtacgccggatccgcctacagagccgcctacacaagttatcgagccgcccacacgggctattgaaccgccatgtaagcctgtacaacaacccgaggagcgccctcggcgggcatcaccactgcctattttggctgcctcacaagcctctcggctcactgatgagccagcctgggagtcgcagttaatgtttgataagccagaggactctattgtacagcctttagctttctctagcgctgccactgaggcttcggtggaggaggatagcgctgtgagcgtcgattttcgcgactttgagggcgtcgattggtcgcgattaaaggggtttgtcgcgccgctgagcactccacgaggcaaggcaagctggatttttcaacacggctggcgtgtctggaaggagggtactcaccacccagatgagttgtactttgtgtgcaagtactgtcatattcataagctacctaatggtgtacaccgagtaacgaagtcaaccactgccgccaacgggcacctccagcttgataaacctggtcatcggctcagcaaagatggtccaatcctaagcaaacctctccgcaaacatggacaacaatcacttcgtcaggcagctctaagcggtgtcaaatttagtctagaggcgtacaagactataggaaacttcgacgtacaagaatttcggcaggcagctgcgctctggctggtcgacaacaacagaccactccgcgagtttgagacgccggcttttcgcaagatgatcaggcttgctaatcctgaggcagaggcggcgttatggaggtctcataacagcgtgtcagcgttcgtgatgaggttgtacagttggctacggcctcaggtggtgcgcgcgttggctgaagccgagagcaaggtacatataagcttcgatgggtggacgacaaaaggcggcaaacgtggcttcttttctgtagttgctcactacgccaacagtaagggcgcgatagttgacctacccatcgcgctgccgcagctggtgggtgcccacactggtgaggcgatagctgacgctgtaaccaaaatcctgcaatccttcagcattaatcgcagcaaactcggctactttgtgctcgataacgcttacaataacgacaccgctgttaacaaactcgccgcgatgtaccacttttctgcctccgatcgccgcctccgctgcgcttgccacatacttaaccttgttggccaaacgattatgttcgggagggatgctgacgcgtataacaacgccctggagaacacaaagatggaggatttttacatgaaggagtggcggaaagaaggaccgcttggcgtgtatcttgatattatcaactacatcaacacgccgaagcagtggagtatttttgaagattgccaacgcgaggcagttaacagcatgcccacaggcgccagcggcggcactcgcgagccaattaagccgtgtgttacacgttggaacagctattacgactgctttaagcgcggagttcagctccaacaagctatcaacgcatacgccacgtaccacattcgcgagactgaacaggctgacgaacaggcagctattagaggaaacaagctgcctgatgtgccgcggtggatgaggtcagacggccttacggcggctgactgggcggtgattactgagtacatggcgatactgcagccgctcaagtttgctacagatcgcctccaaggccgcggcaagtgtggccgttttggcgcactctacgaggtcatcccagtatttgagagtgtgataactgagctggatgcacgccttcggccatacgaatcggtcaaccacgagccatctgaggcgcccgaagatcacatcccgatcaacctgcgagccgcgaggcgaaaagcgagcaattactttactaagatcctccaaagtcccatttactacgcagctacggcactacatccacgatataaaacatactctaagcgcttctggcgcgacaaacctacacaattgagcaccgcgcacgcgaagtttctgcgggtttgggctgcctacaagcctgccgctgctgccacaacaccaacccctgcgccaaaacctaccatgagcagctttgacgacgctatcgacgctatactagatgaggacggcgagcatacattggaggtggaggatgagtacgatagctggttaaaagagcctatgtggacgtctgatcaacacaaggagggtccaacagctgtacagtactggttatcgttgaagccgaagtatccacatctttcacgattggcgatcgacgtgttgactatacccacctccagctctgattgtgagcgcgtttttgcgggaactggcgatataattgagccacaaaggcggaaaattggcgcgcagttactggctgctttggtgtgcttgcaacggtggactcgtgcaggttttacaacaccaagcacgacaacagcagcaaagcatactgatgaggagctcacggaagagtttgcgataggaacgtgggaagagccgcctgcagaattgtcatagaaacgtcccttcagaaccttaagtctatcaatattcaatcaatcaaccaaccaaaaattggctcttcagtctcatcaactcaaacaaacaaactgtagccctaagaaatgagccagtcaatcaacatctacgcctcaaatgttggttgttttgtttgttgacttctCTGCTTATCCCCGATGGTCACATGCACATCCTGGAAAAAATGAATCTACTGGCACTTCTTCAGATGGCGCTACAATTTAGCAAAGAAAGAAGTTGATCACTCAAAACACCACGTGTAGCATGTTCTTCTATAGGACTAATCTCTAGTTACTCATATCCATTCCTCAACCTCCGATATACATCTTTGGCTTCTAGGAATTCCCGTCGTGAATCTCTAAGATTTCTACAACCTCAAATCTAGATCTTCGGCTTCTAGAAATCCCCTTAGCGTCTCAAGGTCTAAGGCTTCTTTGGTTTCTTCCGGTCCTTACCTGGGTTCCAGAAATCGGCATCAGCGTTCTCCTGTTCTGAGGCCCTCTGCGCTTCACGTGCTTGCTGGTTCTGTCGCGCTTCTGCTCTCCATCGAGCTTCGCACGCTTGGCACCCATCTTGGTTCTTCAGATGAAACCAGTCTTCACAACCATTACGGCAAGGCATCGAATGCTTCCCGCAACAGGAGATCTTACCGTCTTTTGTGCTTAACTTGACCTTGTAACAGCCACCAGGACTGATATCACCAACCCAGCCTCCCAAGCCAGGGCAATGATGTGTGGTTCCAGTTCGTGCTTTAGGCATCGTGTAAGTGTGTTCCGAGTTGCGTAGATCCCGAATTGAGTGTGTTGTTTAGTATGAGAGCCTTTAGAATAGAAAGAAGGAAAAGTATATATCTAAGGGGTAGAGACATTGTGGCTAGTGATTGGACGCATGTTAGGTAGGGCACGCGTTACGTTCTTCTACACTGTTCGTTATACAGTGAGTTTACATGAGTTGTTGTTGCTGTGTGGCTGCGGTGTGCCAGGGTGCTCATACCGCACAAACAAAGAGCTTGGGTCTCACAATCCGCTTTGTTCTCTTTGTAAGAACTCGTTTTCAACTCTCACGCTTTCTCCCCACCACCATCACTCTACCCAAATTTCAGCAAAATGTCAACATTTCACATTTCTACAACAGTCGGTCTTGCAAACAACAAAGACGCATCGCCCCATGTGTCTGATTTTCCCAAGGATACAATTATAAAGGATATACACGAACAGGAAGTGGCCAATGCCACCGAACAAGACGAAAATGGAGAAGGATATGAGAAGAATGAGGATAcagatgatgatgatgatgatgatggtggcGATGATGCAGCTTCTGAATGCCCAACGATACTCAACGGAGAGGAGCCGTTCGAAACTTTCCAGCACAAAGTGCGTGaacaggcatcaaagcttTTCCAGAAGCAACAATCCGATGTTGTCATTACACAGATGAAAGGAGGCACCTACAACCGGGTCGTTGGTGTCACCATATCATCGAAATTGCCAAAGTATACTCTGGCGTGGTTGAAATCCTGCCTCAGTGCTCGCCGG from Pyrenophora tritici-repentis strain M4 chromosome 8, whole genome shotgun sequence includes the following:
- a CDS encoding Dimer-Tnp-hAT multi-domain protein, which produces MPSIPAKRKPEAAEEADTPFKRAQRTRKPTLKALLGDGSQPTQPIELPESTPDPPTEPPTQVIEPPTRAIEPPCKPVQQPEERPRRASPLPILAASQASRLTDEPAWESQLMFDKPEDSIVQPLAFSSAATEASVEEDSAVSVDFRDFEGVDWSRLKGFVAPLSTPRGKASWIFQHGWRVWKEGTHHPDELYFVCKYCHIHKLPNGVHRVTKSTTAANGHLQLDKPGHRLSKDGPILSKPLRKHGQQSLRQAALSGVKFSLEAYKTIGNFDVQEFRQAAALWLVDNNRPLREFETPAFRKMIRLANPEAEAALWRSHNSVSAFVMRLYSWLRPQVVRALAEAESKVHISFDGWTTKGGKRGFFSVVAHYANSKGAIVDLPIALPQLVGAHTGEAIADAVTKILQSFSINRSKLGYFVLDNAYNNDTAVNKLAAMYHFSASDRRLRCACHILNLVGQTIMFGRDADAYNNALENTKMEDFYMKEWRKEGPLGVYLDIINYINTPKQWSIFEDCQREAVNSMPTGASGGTREPIKPCVTRWNSYYDCFKRGVQLQQAINAYATYHIRETEQADEQAAIRGNKLPDVPRWMRSDGLTAADWAVITEYMAILQPLKFATDRLQGRGKCGRFGALYEVIPVFESVITELDARLRPYESVNHEPSEAPEDHIPINLRAARRKASNYFTKILQSPIYYAATALHPRYKTYSKRFWRDKPTQLSTAHAKFLRVWAAYKPAAAATTPTPAPKPTMSSFDDAIDAILDEDGEHTLEVEDEYDSWLKEPMWTSDQHKEGPTAVQYWLSLKPKYPHLSRLAIDVLTIPTSSSDCERVFAGTGDIIEPQRRKIGAQLLAALVCLQRWTRAGFTTPSTTTAAKHTDEELTEEFAIGTWEEPPAELS